Part of the Methylovirgula sp. 4M-Z18 genome is shown below.
CCAGGTCAGCATGCCGGCCACGGTCACAGTGTTGGCGTCACCTTTGCTTTGCCCGTCGACCGCACTCGGCTGATACCGCAGCGAGCCCAGCGTGGTGGCAAGGCCAACGCGCAACTTACCGTCTTCGCGATCAAGCCCGATCCAGTTGCCACCGAACTGCACCGCCGAATAGTCGCCCGAGAAGTTGAAGCCGAAGTTGCCAAAACTCTTCGTCGACTTGTAGTCGAAGGTGTTGCCAAAGCCGCGCACGAAGAACTCGCCTTGCTGCGGCATGCCCTGTTGCTGCGCATCACGGATCTCACCAAGCCGGCGATGCAGCTCATCCAGATCCTGGAAGTTAGCGTAGAAGAGAGCCGTCGGCGCCGAGATATAAGCAGGTACCTGCGGCACGACCGCTGGGCGCGTGTTGGGCAGTGTCAGCGGAGCACCCGGACTCACGGGTCCAGCCGGTGAGACATAGGCGTTCTGCAGCCGGTAGTCCCAATAGCCATTGGCATTGCCGACAAGGTCCTGGCTCGCCGCCGCCGGGCCATTCGGAGATCCTGGCCCATAGGCATAGAGTTTGTATTGGAACGGCGTGCCGCCACTGATATAGCCGCCAGGAAGCGTGAAGGCATTGGCGGTGGAAGCGCCGGCCACCTGAACGAGGGAAATACCGTCGACCGCATTGGGTATGCCGGTGGGACCGAAAGCACCGGTGACGGCGCCGCTGCCGGCGGCGCGCACAATGAGCGACGTGTTGCCGATCGGGTCACCCGTGACCAGCATTCGATCGGTGAATTGATTGGAGAGTGGGCCGCCGGCATTCAGCAGCGTGTTGAGCACGAGCCTACCGTTGTTGCCGGTATAATTGCCGGTCACAGTCAAGGTCGTGCCAGTCGAGGTACCGTGCAGGTTGGTTGCGACGACACCGGCGTTGGTCAGGCCGGCAATCGTCTGGCTGATGCCGTTGGCATCGAGCGTAGCGCCGCTGGCGACGACAAAGTTGGAGCCCGGGCTGAATGCGCCCGACGCACCGGCCTGCAAGGTGCCGGCTGAGACCGTTGTCATGCCGGTATAGGTGTTGGCGGCGGTCAGAACGGTCGTTCCCGCGCCAATCTGCTGCACCGCGCCGGTGCCCGAGATCACACCGCTAAAATCATAAGTATCGGAGCGATCGAAGGCCAGCGTACCGTTATCAGTGACACTGCCGGTGATGCTGCCTGAGCTGCCGCCATTGCCGAGTTGCAACGTGCCTGCGCTAATGGTGGTGCCGCCTGTGTAGGTGTTATTGCCGGTTAGGACGGTCGTGCCGGCGCCAATCTGCTGCACCGCGCCCGTGCCCGAGATCACACCACCAAAATCATACGTATCGGAGCGATCGAAGGCCAGCGTGCCCTTATCGGCGACATTGCCGGTGATGCTGCCTGAGCTGCCGCCATTGCCGAGTTGCAACGTGCCTGCGCTAATGGTGGTACCACCTGTGTAAGTGTTATCCCCGGTCAGGACGGTCGTTCCCGCGCCGATCTGCTGCACCGCGCCCGTGCCCGAGATCACACCGCCAAAATCATAAGTATCGGAGCGATCGAAGACCAACGCGCCGTCATCGGTGACATCGCCGGTGATGCTGCCTGAGGCGCCGCCATTGCCGATTTGCAGCGTGCCCGCGCTGATCGTCGTTCCACCGCTATATGTATTATTTGCGATGAGCGCCAGTGTACCGCTGTCGGCCTTGGTCAACGCGCCTTGGCCGCTGATAACGCCGCCGATTGTGTAGGTGTTGGTGCCACTTACATCGATCGTGTTGGCAAAGCCGGCGATAGGATTGAGCACGACATCGCGCGTGGTACTCGTGGTCGCGGTCACCGCCAACGTGCCGCTGCCAGGAAGGCCCGTATCTGCGTCGGTGCCGCCGAACGTGAGGGCACCCGCGGTACTCCCCAGAGCGGCATCGTTGCTGATTTGCAACGTGCCGCCCGTGATCGTCCACGGTGTCACCACGCCTGTCGCGCTTGTCAATTGCCAAGTGCCGGTGCCCGACTTCTGGAACGCATTGAAGTTCTGATATTTGGCGCCGATCTGCGACACGTCGAAGACCGTCGCCGTGGCGGTGCCGCCGCCTAAGAGATTCGACGAGCTCCCGCCGAGGATCAGAGTGTTGATGGTACCGGTCACGCCCGAAGCATTGCCGACATTGCCGCTGATCACCCAGCCGGATTGCAGCTCCAAGCTGTTGGTGCCTCCGGTGAAGAGAATGGCATTGGATCGGACGGTGCCGGTATTGCCGTCAAGGCCGCCGGCGATCGTGCCGGAATTGACGATAGTCAGATTGCTGCCGCGAATGCCGACGCCGCCAACGCCGCCACCTGTCGTAAGACCTGGTGATGGGGGCCCGCCATTGCCGCCCTGGAGGAGGCCCGTGTTAATGATCGTTGTTGCGAGCCCCGCGACTTGGCCGCCGATGCCGCCGACGCCGCTGATGCCGCCGCCTAGACCGCCACCGCCGCCATTGCCAATGGCGTCGCCGCCATCACCGGCGGTGCCATGCTGCAGAGGGTTGAGCGAATAGTTGACGCCGGCCGCGCCATTACCACCGTAGATTTTGCCATTATTTGTGATGCGGAAGATGCCCGTGATATTGCCGCCCGTGCCACCGACGCCACTTGCCCCATAGCCGCCCGCGCCGCCACCACCGCCAACGCCCGCGCCGCCGCCTCCGCCGCCTCCACCACCGCCGAGGCCATACCCGCCGCCGCCACCGCCGCCGCCGCCGCCAACGCCCGCGCCGCCACCGCCGCCGCCGCCGGAGCCATAAAGGTGACTACCTTGGCCGCCGCTGCCACCACTGATGACGGAGCCTATGGGATTGGTGAAGATGAAAGATTGGCTAACACCGCCCCCCGGATTTCCGGTGTGCTGATATGCCCCGCTGTTGCCACCCCCGCCGCCGGTGACGCCGGAGCCGGGGCCCCCGCCGCCACCTCCGCCACCGCCATAAGTGCCGCCGCCGCCCAAGCCACCGGTTGCGTCGGCGCCAGCACCGCCGCCGGGGGACGTGCCGCCGCTACCGCCAACGCCCGTATTGGTGCCCGGTGTGCCACCTGCGGCCATTGCAGGAGAGCCAGCTATTGCAACTGCTGCAACCGTTAGGACCATAACAGCGAGCGCTGTGGTACCCATCAAAAACGCGCGGTGTAGCCCCTTCGCGGCAGACGTCATGACGCGAGGCGGCAGATCGACCTTCACATGCTTCGGGCTGCCGTGCCGGCGACGGGCCATCTCCCGTGCCCCCGGCAAGATTTGCCCGCATTCAGATCGAATCGGCGAATGAGTACGGATCAAGTAAGTTCGCACTATTGCCTGCCCCATAGCATAAGCGCGTCTTCAAGGAGTACCCCACCCTTAACCTTGAAAGCGTACATTACCAAGAGCTTTTTTGCGGAATTAATGTGGGAGCTTTGTGTCAAGGGGAGAAAGGGGGCACTCCCTGTCCACGCGCAGGCGAAGGAGCGCCCGCATGCCGCGGCAAGCTGCGGCAATAACGAGCTTGCCGACGCCGGTCCGCGCCTCCTCATCGCAAATCACGGGCCGGATTGAATTCGGAATCGGCATGTGGCTATCTGAGGAGCGTATTTCATTTTATGGGTATGGCTGGAGAAGGCGTTGACACAAGAACTTTTGCAGCGCCGTTTTCATTTCATTTCCGGCCTTCCGCGGTCCGGCTCGACATTGTTGTCAGCCATTTTGAGCCAGAACCCCCGGTTTCAGGCCAGTATGAGTAGCCCGCTGGGAAGCATGTTCGATACCATGCTGGGAGAGCTAAGTGATCACAACGAATATTCCGTCTTCATCACAAATGACCAGCGCCGCCGGATTTTAAAAGGCCTGTTCGACGGTTATTACGGCCCGGAATTCGGTGCCGGTGTGATTTTTGACACCAACCGTGTCTGGTGCACCAGGCTGGAGGCGCTCAGACAATTATTTCCGCACAGCAAGATCATCGCCTGTGTGCGGCATGTATCATGGGTTATCGACAGTATCGAGCGGTTGGTTCGTCGCAACATCTTTCAGCCTTCCGGAATCTTCAACTATAAACCCGGCGGCACGGTATATTCGCGCGCGGAGGGGTTGGCCAAAGGAGACGGTTTGGTTGGCTTTGCGCATAATGCGGTGAAACAGGCCTTTTATAGTGATGACCCCTCCAACTTGATGCTTCTGCGCTTTGAAACGCTGACAAATGAGCCCGCCCGCGCCATCGCCGCAGTGTACAACTTTATCGGTGAGCCGGCATACAGCCATGACTTCAACAATGTCCAATACGAGGCGGATGCGTTTGACCGGCGCCTGGGCACGCCCGGGCTCCACACGGTGCGCCCGAAAGTCGAGCCGGTCGCACGTTCCAGCGTGCTGCCGCCGGATTTGTTTCACCGTTATGAAAATGAGGCCTTTTGGCTCGAACCGGCCTTGAACTCTGGTAAAGTGAAGGTGGTGTAGCGCGTGATACGAAAGGGTCGGAACCTGTTCCAAGTATCCGTTTGAATCCTCTTGGCCCGGCACGACAGCACCAAAGACTCTTAGGTCTCGGCTTCGGCACTCTCGCAGCAGTCAAGCCCCGGTCGATTGCTTCAGCCGGAACCGCTGGATTTTCCCCGACTCCGTTTTCGGCAGGGCATCTGTGAAGACGATCGATCGCGGATATTTGTAAGGCGCAATGATGGTTTTGACGTACTCCTGCAGGAGCTTTGCCATCGCCTCGCTTGCGGTGGAGCGATCATTGAGGACGACATGTGCCTGGACGATCATGCCGCGCGCCTCGTCGGGCACGCCGATGACGGCGCATTCGGCGACGGCTTCGTGTTTCAGCAGCGCCGCCTCGACTTCCGGCCCGGCGATATTGTAGCCAGCGGACACGATTATGTCGTCGGATCGTGCCGCGAAGTGGAAATAGCCATCCCCGTCCTGGAAAAAGGCATCGCCTGTCAGGTTCCAGCCGTCGCGGACATAGTCCTTCTGTCTTGCGTCCGCGAGATAGCGGCAGCCGATCGGTCCCTTGACGGCGAGCCGTCCGATGGTGCCGCGCGAAACTTCGTTCATCGCCTCGTCCACGATCTTCGCGGTGTAGCCCGCCAATGGGCGGCCGGTGCAGCCTGGGCGACTGTCGCCGAGATGATTGGAAATGAAAACGTGCAGCATTTCCGTTGAACCGATGCCATCAAGGATCGGTTTGCCGGTCTTGCGCGTCCATTCCTCGAACACGGGAGCAGGCAAGGTCTCGCCCGCCGAGACCGCGATGCGCAGCGACGACAGATCGGCCCCTTCGTCAATCGCCGCAAGCATGGCTCGATAGGCGGTCGGGGCGGTGAAGCAGATGGTCGCCTTGTAGGTCTGGATGATCTCGACCATTTTCGGCGGCGAGGCCGTTTCGAGCAGGGTAGCTGCCGCGCCGAAGCGAAGCGGGAAGATCGCCAATCCGCCGAGCCCGAAGGTGAAGGCGATCGGCGGCGAGCCGACGAAAACGTCCTCCGGCGTGACGTGGAGCACTTCTTTCGCATAGGCGTCGGCGATGATGAGCATATCGCGGTGGAAGTGCATCGTTGCCTTGGGAACGCCGGTGGAGCCCGACGTGAAGCCAAGCAGCGCAACATCGTCGCGGCCGGTTTTGACCGCCTCGAAATGGACAGGCTTATCGAGCGCGGCGCGGTCGAGTTCCGCGTCGTGGTTGGCGGTGCCGTCGAAGCCGATCACCTGGGTCAGAAAGGGGCTTTCCTTGGCAACGGCGATCAGTTCATCCATCAGGCGCGTGTCGCACAGCGCCATCGAAACCTCGGCCTTGTCGATAATCTTCATCAGCTCGCCGGCACGCAGCATCGGCATGGTGTTGACGACGACCGCGCCGGCCTTTGTCGCCGCCAGCCAGCAGGCAATCATCGCCGGATTGTTGGCGGAACGGATGAGAATGCGATTGCCGGGCTTGATGTCATAGTCTTCGACCAGCGTCCGTGCGAGCCGGTTCGTCCAGTCGGTCAGTTCCTTGTAGGTGCGCCGCCGTCCGTTGCCGATCAGCGCGGTGTGGTCGCCGAATCCCTTTTCGACCATTCGGTCGGTCAGTTCCACCGCTGCATTGAGATAGTCTGGATACTCAAACCCTTCGAGATCGAGCTCGGGCCATTCCTCGAAAGGCGGCAGATGGTTCCGGGTAAACGTGTCTGCATGTCCAGATGGGCCCAGGTTCATGATCGTCCCCTATTTGCAAACATATGGTCTGCACGCCTTGCCGCATCTGCGGGTGGCGGGATTTTGCTTTTGACTAAGACTGACACAGGCTTGGTCGACCTGCAATAAAAATATTTTAAGCTTGTAATATTTTTTTTGCGAAGCCGCCAAAGCCACCCTTCGCCAGGGGGCAGAGCGTCGCCGATATGAGGGATTTCAGGAATAAGCTTGGAACAAACGCCGATCGTCAGCGAATTTTCTGAACTTTATTGCACCTCGTCATGCAATTATTGCCAGCCTCGAAGTTGAATCTTCGCACGGAAGAGCTGGTCTAGTTTGATAAAATCAATATCAGTCGTCGTCCGACGATCCCGACTTGGACATATACTTTGCCGTGGAGCTTTTGACCTGACCGACGTGCGTTAACAGGCCGGCGAGAACGATCGGATCGACATCCGCCAGCAATTCCTTCAACCAATTTTCGTGGGCCCGCGCCATGCGGCCGAAGATTTCGCGGCCCTGTGGCGTGAGGCGGGCGACGGTGACGCGGCGGTCCTGTCCAAGTCGCTCGCGCACCAGCATGCCCTCGGCTTCGAGCCTCTCGACCAGCGCGGTGATGTTGCCGTTGGTGACCATGGTGAGCTGCGAGATTTCGCCGAGGCGCAATCCGTCCGGCTGACGATAGAGCTGCGAGAGCACGTCGAATTGCGGCAGCGTCGTATTGAATTCATTGCGCAATCTTTGCCGAATCTCCTGCGAGATCAGCCGTGTTGTGGACAGCAGGCGCAGCCACAGGCGCAGCTCCAGCTTCTTGCCTTCCTGTGTTCCGGCGACGATCGCCTCCAGGTCGTTCGACATCGCGCCCTCACTTTTTCGACAGATCCGGAGTGCTGAGGAATGCCGGGGATGTCAAGCCGAATGATTAAACGCTCAAATATTCGGGCGGCGGCATCGGGATGGAAACGCAACACCCGCATTTTTCCGATTGACAATCGCCGCAACCATAATATTTTAATCTTAAAATAATTGCCAGCAACCACAGAACCCGAGCGAGAAGGAAACGACAATGCGTATCGTCTGCATCGGTGGCGGGCCAGCCGGGCTCTATTTCGGCTTGCTGATGAAAAAACTGCATCCGGACCATCAGGTCAGCGTGGTCGAGCGCAACCGGCCTTATGATACATTCGGTTGGGGGGTTGTCTTTTCGGACGCCACGATGGCCTCGATGCAGGCCTGGGATAAGGAAAGCGCCGACGAAATCCAGCAGGCGTTCAACCATTGGGACGACATCGAGGTGCTGTTCAAGGGCACGCGCCAGCGCACCTCCGGCCACGGTTTCGTCGGCATCGGGCGCAAGAAGCTCCTCAACATCCTCCAGGCGCGTTGCGAGGCGCTGGGCGTCGAACTGAAGTTCGAGACGGACGTCAACAGCGACAGCGATTTCCCCGACGCGGACCTCATCATCGCATCAGACGGCCTCAACTCGAGGATACGCAACAAATATGCAAAGGTTTTCGAACCCGATCTGGTGGTTCGCCCCAATCGCTATATCTGGCTCGGCACAAACAAGCCTTTCGACGCCTTCACCTTCGATTTCCGCAAAACGGAACATGGCTGGTTCCAGGCGCATATCTATAAATTCGACGAAAACACCTCCACCTTCATCGTGGAAACGACCGAAGAGGCCTATGAGGCGCACGGTCTCGGTCAGATGGACCAGCAACAATCGATCGACTTCTGCCAGAACCTTTTCGCCGAAACGCTCGACGGCGCACCGCTGATGACCAATGCGCGCCACCTGCGTGGCAGCGCGTGGCTCAACTTCAGCCGCCTGATCTGCGGAAAATGGAGTTGTTTCAACGGCCAATCGCATGTGGTCCTGATGGGGGACGCTGCCCATACCGCGCATTTCGCCATCGGATCTGGCACCAAGCTTGCCATTGACGACGCGATCGAGCTTGCCAATCAGTTCAACCAGGCAGGTCACACCAAGGAAAGCATTCCCGACGTTCTCAAAACCTATGAGGACATTCGCCGTATCGATGTGGCGCGCATCCAGAATGCCGCGCGCAATGCGATGGAATGGTTCGAAGTGGTGGGCAGCCGCTATGCCGACACGCTGCCACCCGAACAATTCATGTATTCCATGCTGACGCGCTCGCAGCGCATCAGCCACGAGAACCTGCGCCTGCGCGACAAAGCCTGGCTCGAAGGGTACGAACATTGGTTTGCCGGCCAATCCGGTCTTGCCGTCACGGAAAACGAGCGCTGCCTGCCGCCGATGCTCACGCCCTATACTTTGCGTGGCACCACGCTCGCCAACCGCATCGTGGTGTCGCCCATGGCCATGTATTCGGCGAAGGACGGGCTGCTCGACGATTTCCATATGGTGCATCTGGGCGCACGCGCACTCGGCGGCGCAGGCCTCGTCTTTGGTGAAATGACTTGCGTGGCCGCCGATGCCCGCATCACGCCCGGCTGTCTCGGCCTGTGGAATGACGCCCAGACCAAGGGCTGGAAACGCTTCATCGATTTCGTGCACGCCAACAGCGCAGCGAAAGTGGGCATCCAGCTTGGCCATGCGGGCCGCAAGGGCGCGACAAAGATTGCCTGGGAAGGCATCGACCAGCCGTTGGAAGACGGCGCATGGTCATTGCTTTCGGCCTCTGCGCTCCCCTACCTCAAGCACAGCCAGATGCCGAAGGCGATGGACCGGGCCGACATGGATCGCGTGAAGGCCGATTTCGTCGCCGCCGCGAAGCGCGCGGCGGAAGCCGGCGCCGATTGGCTGGAGTTCCATGCGGCGCACGGTTATCTGATATCCTCCTTCCTCTCACCGCTCACCAACCGGCGCGAGGATGAATACGGCGGCAGTCACGAAAACCGCGCGCGCTATCCGCTGGAAGTCTTCGCTGCCATCCGTGAAGTTTGGCCGCAGGACAGGCCGATTTCCGTTCGCCTCTCCTGCCATGACTGGACGGACGGCGGAAACACGCCGGAAGATGCGGCGACTTTTGCCAACATGTTCAAGAAAGCCGGCGCGGACCTCATCGATTGCTCGTCCGGCCAGGTTTGGAAGGAAGAAAAGCCGGTTTACGGCCGGCTGTTCCAGACGCCGTTTTCCGACAAGATCCGTAATGAGATCGGTATTCCGACGATCGCCGTCGGCGCGATTTCCGAAGCCGATCATGCCAATTCGATCATCGCGGCCGGCCGCGCCGATCTGTGCGCCGTGGCCCGCCCGCATCTCGCAGATCCCGCCTGGGTCTTGCATGAAGCCGCGAAGATCGGCCTGAAATCGGTGCCGTGGCCAAAGCAATATATGGCTGCGAAATACCAATATGAAGCCAATCTCTCCCGCACCATGGCGGCGAAGTGAGGCGGCGATGCTGAATGCCGAACCTCTGAAAGGACGCCATGCGCTTGTCACCGGAGCCGGAAGCGGCATCGGTGCGGCGATCGCCCGAACGCTTGCCCAAGGAGGCGCGAACGTGACACTGGCAGGCCGCCGCCGTGCGCCTCTGGAAGAGCTTGCTTCCGACATCGGGGCAAACTGTTTCGTCCTTCAAGGTTTCGACGTGACCGAACCGGATGCGATCACCACCGGCCTCGCGGCGGCCCGGGGCACGTTCGGTCCGATCTCCATCCTCGTCAACAATGCCGGCGAGGCTCCGAGCGCACCTTTCGAAAAGACCTCCGCGGAGATGTGGAACCATGTGCTTTCCGTCGATCTGACTGGCGTCTTCAACGTGACG
Proteins encoded:
- a CDS encoding autotransporter outer membrane beta-barrel domain-containing protein, with translation MARRRHGSPKHVKVDLPPRVMTSAAKGLHRAFLMGTTALAVMVLTVAAVAIAGSPAMAAGGTPGTNTGVGGSGGTSPGGGAGADATGGLGGGGTYGGGGGGGGGPGSGVTGGGGGNSGAYQHTGNPGGGVSQSFIFTNPIGSVISGGSGGQGSHLYGSGGGGGGGAGVGGGGGGGGGGYGLGGGGGGGGGGAGVGGGGGAGGYGASGVGGTGGNITGIFRITNNGKIYGGNGAAGVNYSLNPLQHGTAGDGGDAIGNGGGGGLGGGISGVGGIGGQVAGLATTIINTGLLQGGNGGPPSPGLTTGGGVGGVGIRGSNLTIVNSGTIAGGLDGNTGTVRSNAILFTGGTNSLELQSGWVISGNVGNASGVTGTINTLILGGSSSNLLGGGTATATVFDVSQIGAKYQNFNAFQKSGTGTWQLTSATGVVTPWTITGGTLQISNDAALGSTAGALTFGGTDADTGLPGSGTLAVTATTSTTRDVVLNPIAGFANTIDVSGTNTYTIGGVISGQGALTKADSGTLALIANNTYSGGTTISAGTLQIGNGGASGSITGDVTDDGALVFDRSDTYDFGGVISGTGAVQQIGAGTTVLTGDNTYTGGTTISAGTLQLGNGGSSGSITGNVADKGTLAFDRSDTYDFGGVISGTGAVQQIGAGTTVLTGNNTYTGGTTISAGTLQLGNGGSSGSITGSVTDNGTLAFDRSDTYDFSGVISGTGAVQQIGAGTTVLTAANTYTGMTTVSAGTLQAGASGAFSPGSNFVVASGATLDANGISQTIAGLTNAGVVATNLHGTSTGTTLTVTGNYTGNNGRLVLNTLLNAGGPLSNQFTDRMLVTGDPIGNTSLIVRAAGSGAVTGAFGPTGIPNAVDGISLVQVAGASTANAFTLPGGYISGGTPFQYKLYAYGPGSPNGPAAASQDLVGNANGYWDYRLQNAYVSPAGPVSPGAPLTLPNTRPAVVPQVPAYISAPTALFYANFQDLDELHRRLGEIRDAQQQGMPQQGEFFVRGFGNTFDYKSTKSFGNFGFNFSGDYSAVQFGGNWIGLDREDGKLRVGLATTLGSLRYQPSAVDGQSKGDANTVTVAGMLTWQSRLGWYVDAIVSGGWFTGKATTPQRGKTTSLDGNSFDLSLETGYPLQTGWYDLIVEPEAQMTYQRLDFAHKIDIDNINVDLGSPDQAVFRAGGRVLRHFAGPSQMQLTPYFEVNLLQGIGGSNKVTLSNVGFSTGQLGTAVEFRAGMTGTLTHNVSLYGDVAREQNVSSGGFRGWAFNGGMRYDF
- a CDS encoding sulfotransferase family protein, which translates into the protein MTQELLQRRFHFISGLPRSGSTLLSAILSQNPRFQASMSSPLGSMFDTMLGELSDHNEYSVFITNDQRRRILKGLFDGYYGPEFGAGVIFDTNRVWCTRLEALRQLFPHSKIIACVRHVSWVIDSIERLVRRNIFQPSGIFNYKPGGTVYSRAEGLAKGDGLVGFAHNAVKQAFYSDDPSNLMLLRFETLTNEPARAIAAVYNFIGEPAYSHDFNNVQYEADAFDRRLGTPGLHTVRPKVEPVARSSVLPPDLFHRYENEAFWLEPALNSGKVKVV
- a CDS encoding AMP-binding protein, with the translated sequence MNLGPSGHADTFTRNHLPPFEEWPELDLEGFEYPDYLNAAVELTDRMVEKGFGDHTALIGNGRRRTYKELTDWTNRLARTLVEDYDIKPGNRILIRSANNPAMIACWLAATKAGAVVVNTMPMLRAGELMKIIDKAEVSMALCDTRLMDELIAVAKESPFLTQVIGFDGTANHDAELDRAALDKPVHFEAVKTGRDDVALLGFTSGSTGVPKATMHFHRDMLIIADAYAKEVLHVTPEDVFVGSPPIAFTFGLGGLAIFPLRFGAAATLLETASPPKMVEIIQTYKATICFTAPTAYRAMLAAIDEGADLSSLRIAVSAGETLPAPVFEEWTRKTGKPILDGIGSTEMLHVFISNHLGDSRPGCTGRPLAGYTAKIVDEAMNEVSRGTIGRLAVKGPIGCRYLADARQKDYVRDGWNLTGDAFFQDGDGYFHFAARSDDIIVSAGYNIAGPEVEAALLKHEAVAECAVIGVPDEARGMIVQAHVVLNDRSTASEAMAKLLQEYVKTIIAPYKYPRSIVFTDALPKTESGKIQRFRLKQSTGA
- a CDS encoding MarR family winged helix-turn-helix transcriptional regulator, yielding MSNDLEAIVAGTQEGKKLELRLWLRLLSTTRLISQEIRQRLRNEFNTTLPQFDVLSQLYRQPDGLRLGEISQLTMVTNGNITALVERLEAEGMLVRERLGQDRRVTVARLTPQGREIFGRMARAHENWLKELLADVDPIVLAGLLTHVGQVKSSTAKYMSKSGSSDDD
- a CDS encoding bifunctional salicylyl-CoA 5-hydroxylase/oxidoreductase — encoded protein: MRIVCIGGGPAGLYFGLLMKKLHPDHQVSVVERNRPYDTFGWGVVFSDATMASMQAWDKESADEIQQAFNHWDDIEVLFKGTRQRTSGHGFVGIGRKKLLNILQARCEALGVELKFETDVNSDSDFPDADLIIASDGLNSRIRNKYAKVFEPDLVVRPNRYIWLGTNKPFDAFTFDFRKTEHGWFQAHIYKFDENTSTFIVETTEEAYEAHGLGQMDQQQSIDFCQNLFAETLDGAPLMTNARHLRGSAWLNFSRLICGKWSCFNGQSHVVLMGDAAHTAHFAIGSGTKLAIDDAIELANQFNQAGHTKESIPDVLKTYEDIRRIDVARIQNAARNAMEWFEVVGSRYADTLPPEQFMYSMLTRSQRISHENLRLRDKAWLEGYEHWFAGQSGLAVTENERCLPPMLTPYTLRGTTLANRIVVSPMAMYSAKDGLLDDFHMVHLGARALGGAGLVFGEMTCVAADARITPGCLGLWNDAQTKGWKRFIDFVHANSAAKVGIQLGHAGRKGATKIAWEGIDQPLEDGAWSLLSASALPYLKHSQMPKAMDRADMDRVKADFVAAAKRAAEAGADWLEFHAAHGYLISSFLSPLTNRREDEYGGSHENRARYPLEVFAAIREVWPQDRPISVRLSCHDWTDGGNTPEDAATFANMFKKAGADLIDCSSGQVWKEEKPVYGRLFQTPFSDKIRNEIGIPTIAVGAISEADHANSIIAAGRADLCAVARPHLADPAWVLHEAAKIGLKSVPWPKQYMAAKYQYEANLSRTMAAK